The following are from one region of the Candidatus Korarchaeota archaeon NZ13-K genome:
- a CDS encoding V-type ATP synthase subunit A, with amino-acid sequence VEEPIVLVEHAGGKEQLKMYHKWPVRNPRPFKIKLDPSELLVTGQRVIDTFFPIVKGGTSAVPGGFGTGKTVTLHQISKWADADVVVYVGCGERGNEMTDLLHTFPKLVDPRTGRPLLERSVLIANTSNMPVPAREASIFIGITYAEYYRDMGLHVVLTADSTSRWAEALRELSSRLEEIPSEKGFPAYLPDFIASFYERAGRVKVAGSRDEIGSVAVIGAVSPSGGDLNEPVTQHTMRYVGAFWALDKDLAFKRHFPSINWLRSFSKYAQGLRNWWIEMTGHDMIEYREKAMSLLQAASSLEEVARVVGEAALSDENRLVLLSAELIKEGFLVQSAYHEVDTYCSPKKQVLLLKTLLEFYDRTKPLVEAGVPMSRIVEMRSLGLLRRLKFIPEEEFEGAVRDAISQLEAEISSLLAEVR; translated from the coding sequence GTTGAGGAGCCCATCGTGCTCGTAGAGCACGCAGGGGGGAAGGAGCAACTCAAGATGTATCATAAGTGGCCCGTGAGAAATCCCAGACCTTTCAAGATTAAACTAGACCCCAGCGAACTCCTAGTTACTGGTCAGAGGGTCATAGATACTTTCTTCCCCATAGTCAAAGGAGGGACCTCCGCGGTCCCTGGGGGCTTCGGAACGGGGAAGACTGTGACCCTTCATCAGATATCGAAGTGGGCTGATGCGGACGTAGTCGTCTACGTGGGATGCGGGGAGAGGGGCAACGAGATGACGGATCTCCTTCACACCTTCCCCAAGTTAGTGGATCCGAGGACGGGAAGACCCCTCCTCGAGAGGAGCGTTCTTATCGCGAACACGAGCAACATGCCGGTTCCCGCGAGGGAGGCCAGCATATTCATAGGCATAACCTACGCCGAGTATTACAGGGATATGGGACTCCACGTTGTGCTGACAGCGGACTCGACGTCGAGATGGGCTGAGGCCCTAAGGGAGCTGAGCTCCAGACTCGAGGAGATACCCTCTGAGAAGGGCTTCCCTGCGTACCTCCCTGACTTCATAGCCTCGTTCTATGAGAGGGCCGGAAGGGTCAAGGTGGCTGGGAGCAGGGATGAGATCGGCTCTGTTGCCGTTATAGGGGCTGTGAGCCCCTCCGGGGGTGATCTAAATGAGCCAGTCACCCAGCACACCATGAGGTACGTGGGAGCGTTCTGGGCGCTTGATAAAGACCTCGCCTTCAAGAGGCATTTCCCCTCCATAAATTGGCTCAGGAGTTTCTCCAAATATGCCCAAGGCCTGAGGAATTGGTGGATCGAGATGACCGGGCATGACATGATTGAGTACAGGGAGAAAGCCATGTCCTTGCTTCAGGCAGCCTCAAGCCTGGAGGAAGTGGCCAGGGTCGTAGGGGAGGCGGCCCTATCCGACGAAAACAGATTGGTGCTCCTATCGGCTGAGCTGATAAAGGAGGGGTTCCTCGTACAGAGCGCCTACCATGAGGTCGATACGTACTGCTCCCCCAAGAAGCAGGTGCTCCTCCTGAAGACCCTGCTTGAGTTCTATGATAGAACCAAGCCCCTGGTGGAGGCTGGTGTTCCCATGTCGAGGATAGTGGAGATGAGATCCCTGGGGTTGCTGAGGAGGCTCAAGTTCATCCCCGAGGAGGAGTTCGAGGGTGCCGTCAGGGATGCGATCTCTCAGTTGGAGGCTGAAATATCCTCGCTATTGGCTGAGGTGAGGTGA
- a CDS encoding V-type ATP synthase subunit B → MSVRGLAFRGIDHVKGPLVIMRGIPGVAYEEVVRIYSEDGREWLGQVLEAGRDKVVIQVLGDTEGLESNAIVKFTGSTLKIPVSDEVLGRVFNGAGEPIDGGPSIRADEFRDINGAPINPAKRDYPDEFIETGISAIDGMLSLVRGQKLPIFSESGLPHNEVAAQIARQAVVLGREERFSIVFAAVGLKYDDVLFFRRQFEEFGALSRSVLFLNLANDPVIERITTPRVALTVAEYLAFDLGMDVLVIVTDMTNYCEALRELSSAREEVPSRKGYPGYMYSDLASIYERAGRIMGRPGSITFMPILTMPGGDLTHPIPDLTGYITEGQIFLDFDLYNRGIYPPINVLPSLSRLMKDGIGPGKTREDHKEVSDQLYAAYSQGTKARELVQIVGEAGLSQRERLYLEFARRFEREFVAQGFKERRTIEETLNIAWDILATLPESELTRISEKTLSKYHPRRRLLVER, encoded by the coding sequence ATGTCCGTCCGAGGTCTGGCCTTCAGGGGGATAGATCATGTGAAGGGTCCCCTCGTCATAATGAGGGGGATACCGGGGGTTGCCTACGAGGAGGTAGTCAGGATATACTCCGAGGACGGAAGGGAGTGGCTGGGTCAGGTCCTCGAGGCCGGTAGGGATAAGGTAGTGATACAGGTCTTGGGGGACACGGAGGGGCTGGAGTCCAATGCCATAGTCAAGTTCACCGGTTCGACCCTGAAGATACCCGTGTCCGATGAGGTCTTAGGTAGGGTCTTCAACGGCGCGGGTGAGCCGATAGACGGGGGACCGAGCATAAGGGCGGATGAATTCAGGGACATAAACGGTGCTCCGATAAACCCAGCCAAGAGGGACTACCCGGATGAGTTCATAGAGACCGGTATTTCGGCCATAGATGGCATGCTAAGTTTGGTCAGAGGACAGAAGCTTCCCATATTCTCTGAATCAGGGTTACCTCATAACGAGGTCGCGGCCCAGATAGCCAGGCAAGCCGTGGTGCTCGGTAGGGAGGAGAGGTTCTCGATAGTCTTCGCTGCCGTTGGACTGAAGTACGATGATGTCCTGTTCTTCAGGAGACAGTTTGAGGAATTCGGAGCACTGAGCAGATCCGTCCTCTTCCTGAATCTAGCGAACGACCCTGTGATAGAGAGGATAACTACCCCCAGGGTGGCCCTTACGGTGGCCGAGTACCTGGCCTTCGACCTGGGAATGGATGTCCTGGTCATAGTAACCGATATGACCAATTACTGCGAGGCCCTCCGAGAGCTCAGCTCGGCCAGGGAGGAGGTGCCGAGCAGAAAGGGCTATCCAGGTTACATGTACAGCGATCTTGCAAGCATATACGAGAGGGCCGGAAGGATAATGGGAAGGCCCGGTTCAATCACGTTCATGCCAATACTGACGATGCCCGGAGGTGACCTGACGCATCCGATACCGGATCTCACAGGCTACATAACCGAGGGCCAGATATTCCTGGACTTCGACCTCTACAACAGGGGTATATACCCACCAATAAACGTGCTTCCGAGCCTGAGCAGGTTGATGAAGGATGGTATAGGTCCCGGGAAGACTAGAGAAGATCATAAGGAGGTTTCAGATCAATTATACGCTGCTTACAGTCAAGGGACCAAGGCCAGAGAACTCGTGCAGATAGTCGGAGAGGCTGGGTTGAGCCAGAGGGAGAGGCTCTACTTGGAGTTCGCTAGGAGGTTCGAGAGGGAGTTCGTGGCGCAGGGATTCAAGGAGAGGAGGACTATTGAGGAGACGCTCAATATAGCCTGGGATATACTGGCGACGCTCCCCGAATCCGAGCTGACCAGGATCAGTGAGAAGACGTTGAGCAAGTACCACCCGAGGAGGAGGCTTCTGGTGGAAAGGTGA
- a CDS encoding V-type ATP synthase subunit D — MSFRSVGRVLPTKGFLIRLRERLRLLKSGVEALKMKRDQLVRESQSLIPDLKRRVDIERRLEEAYTLLKLAYSAAGPEEMRKAALLTTPLLTEMRVRSVIGVEVPEIKVVGLNLAVSPSLNAVVIAAARKFADAIREMMPLVNSEAKFERLASALADTMRKVNALEKIVIPDHEAAINYIEEMLDEESLEEFIMVKKYRQIKRGE; from the coding sequence ATGAGCTTCAGGTCCGTGGGGAGGGTGCTCCCCACTAAGGGGTTTCTTATAAGGTTGAGGGAGAGGTTGAGGCTCCTTAAATCCGGAGTTGAAGCACTTAAGATGAAGAGAGACCAACTCGTCAGGGAGAGCCAATCTCTCATCCCAGACCTGAAGAGGAGGGTCGACATCGAGAGGAGACTTGAGGAGGCATATACGTTACTCAAACTAGCTTACTCAGCGGCTGGACCAGAGGAGATGAGGAAAGCAGCCCTGTTGACAACGCCCCTGCTAACGGAGATGAGAGTGAGAAGCGTGATAGGCGTGGAAGTCCCCGAGATCAAGGTCGTAGGACTGAACCTTGCGGTCTCACCCTCCCTCAATGCAGTGGTCATAGCGGCGGCTAGGAAGTTCGCGGATGCGATAAGGGAGATGATGCCCCTAGTCAACTCCGAAGCTAAGTTCGAGAGGCTGGCCTCTGCCCTGGCCGATACCATGAGGAAGGTGAACGCCTTGGAGAAGATAGTGATCCCGGACCATGAGGCAGCGATAAATTACATAGAGGAGATGCTGGATGAGGAGTCCTTGGAGGAGTTCATAATGGTGAAGAAATACAGGCAGATAAAGAGGGGAGAGTGA
- a CDS encoding UDP-N-acetylglucosamine 2-epimerase (non-hydrolyzing): MRLLVSVGTRPEIIKMAPLYEALSRIEGVELLLVHTGQHYDWEMSGIFFRELGIEEPDVNLSIGSDDQVSQTSSVIREVGKVIESYRPDGVIALGDTNSVLGTAIASSKTEVPFIHVEAGLRSFDFTMPEEVNRRISDHLASLNFAPTVRAFSNLVEEGIPPKISFLSGNTIVDSVVRMLGKVSAKNVLSRLELDGSGPLVAVTVHRKENTDYEYKMLGILKALEELDEITFVWPIHPRTRKMLKHFNLWNKLVSLKNVRILDPLGYLEFLGLLLSSDLVLTDSGGVQEEAVTLKRPCIILRENTERPEVIELGFGEIAGTNPSTIVSLVRKYLYQPNILERLKKIPNPFGDGNASKIIASVISNIWDLRSLREGSVFRGGSPHYVAFRVEEWMRGYTVASLKEMSGYEVVSLYDADGKSIQFDEGTPLIPGQVVRIRGDPSNYGRLRKLMRR; the protein is encoded by the coding sequence ATGAGGCTGCTCGTCTCCGTGGGGACTAGACCGGAGATAATCAAGATGGCACCGCTCTACGAGGCTCTCAGCAGAATTGAGGGAGTAGAGCTACTCCTAGTACACACAGGACAGCATTACGACTGGGAGATGAGCGGTATCTTCTTTAGAGAGCTCGGAATAGAGGAGCCAGATGTCAACCTCAGCATAGGCTCGGATGATCAGGTTTCACAGACATCTTCGGTGATCAGAGAGGTGGGAAAGGTAATAGAGAGCTATAGACCAGACGGAGTTATAGCTTTAGGGGACACTAACTCCGTCCTAGGGACTGCGATAGCCTCCTCAAAGACGGAGGTACCCTTCATTCACGTGGAAGCTGGTCTGAGAAGCTTCGATTTCACTATGCCTGAGGAGGTTAACAGGAGGATCTCAGATCACCTGGCCTCCCTCAACTTCGCGCCGACAGTGAGGGCATTCTCGAACTTGGTGGAGGAGGGCATTCCGCCTAAGATATCTTTCCTCAGCGGAAACACCATAGTGGACTCCGTGGTGAGGATGTTGGGTAAAGTGTCCGCTAAGAATGTGTTGAGCAGACTCGAGTTGGATGGATCAGGACCCCTGGTCGCCGTGACGGTGCATAGGAAGGAGAACACCGATTACGAGTACAAGATGCTCGGCATACTGAAGGCCCTCGAGGAGTTGGACGAGATTACGTTCGTCTGGCCTATTCATCCTAGAACCAGGAAGATGCTCAAGCACTTCAACTTGTGGAATAAGTTGGTATCCCTGAAGAATGTGAGGATATTGGATCCTTTAGGTTATCTGGAATTTTTGGGTCTCCTCCTCTCCTCCGATTTAGTGCTGACCGATTCTGGAGGAGTCCAGGAGGAGGCTGTGACGCTGAAGAGACCATGCATCATACTTAGGGAGAACACCGAGAGGCCAGAGGTCATAGAGCTGGGGTTCGGGGAGATAGCAGGCACGAATCCGTCGACGATAGTGTCCCTAGTCAGGAAGTACCTTTACCAGCCGAACATACTTGAGAGACTCAAAAAGATACCTAATCCCTTCGGAGATGGTAACGCATCCAAGATCATAGCAAGTGTGATAAGCAATATTTGGGATCTCAGATCTCTCAGGGAAGGCTCTGTGTTCAGGGGCGGTTCTCCCCATTACGTGGCCTTCAGGGTCGAGGAATGGATGAGGGGCTATACTGTTGCATCGCTCAAGGAGATGTCGGGCTACGAGGTTGTGAGCCTCTACGATGCTGATGGTAAGTCCATTCAGTTCGATGAGGGGACCCCGCTGATACCAGGCCAGGTAGTCAGGATCAGGGGTGATCCCTCCAACTACGGGAGGTTGAGGAAGCTCATGAGGAGATGA
- a CDS encoding ATP-dependent helicase, whose protein sequence is MECRDILKNFPECLISAIKNKKITELTGIQFNGIPHVIRGENTLLIAPTGSGKTEAAIWPIISRLVSENDGRGFLVLYITPLRALNRDLEDRIRFWASSCGLDVGVRHGDTLKSERLKQSENPPQVLITTPETLQIMLASPKLSIHLSNVKYVVIDEVHELLDDKRGVQLSLALERLRELTKREFQRVMLSASLGNPELAMSYFSYLREGSIVISDERRRMEISVMFPRVTGEDLRLSSKFLLEPEAVARIRVLADIVRNSRSAIVFTNTRSMAEALGHRMSRIFNELRVHVHHSSLSREARIESETLLKLGELSAIISTSSMELGIDVGHVDVVIQYGSPKQAIKLLQRVGRSGHGPGGIARGFIISQDSDDFLESLVLAKNSLEGKLEEVRPLENSYDVLYHSLVGMLLRERELSIKEVLEVARRSYPYRNLGEEELRKLLSFMSKTFPKIVWYDEEHGYIRRVSEYAFEYFFENVSTIPEITSYSVVDETTGFYIGKLDEIFVLEYLFPGAKFVFRGSIWRMKRIEGSTIYVEQVFDPMGAIPSWIGEQLPVSREVAREVGRLRGRVERARVEGKIDSLIRDIAHEYCFSSEEDIRYAILLIVEHLEKGYQIATDKRMVIESIRGGAVVHSTQGSLVNRTLGRAIAHAIARHFRLMVRVSEDPYRIIVFGVTAEPVLRALMKLTEEGKDFLLEAIENSSFFRIRLMHTAKRMGLIRDYSASRTISLSKLAKAYEGTPVYEEAMRETTTKDFDLDGTLEVLKMIRSGDIEVILSEKEGPSPLTLLGLDRSGLPLEVIPPDELSRRLIENFKNRILSQQMTLVCSDCWSWALDTDVSTLTEVGAPACGNCGSKRIAALTGHWVAEAKRYVEESRKKGRPSVGNWELANRCYELGSLTERYGLSALVAMAARAVDPLDLERLLSDQSEINEIFFEKLAKIETEAVKRRIMGKRRKRSQ, encoded by the coding sequence ATGGAATGCAGAGATATACTAAAAAACTTTCCAGAATGTCTCATTTCTGCTATAAAAAATAAGAAAATAACTGAATTAACTGGAATTCAATTCAACGGAATTCCTCACGTAATTAGGGGAGAGAACACCCTCCTCATAGCCCCCACAGGCTCTGGGAAGACTGAAGCAGCGATTTGGCCGATAATATCAAGATTAGTCAGTGAGAATGATGGTAGAGGATTCCTAGTTCTTTATATAACGCCTCTTAGGGCTTTGAATAGGGATTTGGAAGATAGAATAAGGTTCTGGGCGTCAAGTTGTGGTTTGGATGTCGGTGTGAGGCATGGGGATACCCTGAAATCCGAGAGGCTGAAGCAGTCGGAGAACCCCCCTCAGGTGCTCATAACAACACCGGAGACACTGCAGATAATGCTAGCCTCACCCAAGCTCTCCATTCATCTCTCGAACGTTAAGTATGTGGTGATAGATGAGGTGCACGAGCTCCTAGATGACAAGAGGGGTGTTCAGTTATCCTTGGCTTTGGAGAGGCTCAGGGAACTCACCAAGAGGGAATTTCAGAGGGTGATGCTCTCAGCCTCTCTCGGAAACCCTGAGCTTGCCATGAGCTACTTCTCGTATCTTAGGGAAGGGAGCATCGTGATATCCGACGAGAGGAGAAGGATGGAGATCTCAGTTATGTTTCCTAGGGTGACTGGGGAAGATCTGAGACTCTCATCGAAGTTCCTACTTGAACCCGAGGCCGTCGCTAGGATAAGGGTCCTTGCTGACATCGTGAGGAACTCCAGATCGGCCATAGTCTTCACCAACACGAGATCCATGGCGGAGGCCCTGGGCCATAGGATGAGCAGGATCTTTAACGAGTTGAGGGTGCATGTCCATCACAGCTCCCTCTCTAGGGAGGCCAGGATCGAGAGCGAGACTCTCTTGAAGCTGGGTGAACTCTCCGCGATCATAAGCACGAGCTCCATGGAGCTCGGTATAGATGTGGGTCATGTGGATGTGGTCATTCAATATGGCTCACCCAAGCAGGCGATCAAGCTGCTCCAGAGAGTGGGTAGGTCTGGCCATGGGCCGGGAGGAATAGCCAGAGGCTTCATAATCTCCCAGGACTCTGATGACTTTCTGGAATCGTTGGTGCTGGCCAAGAACTCCTTAGAAGGTAAACTCGAGGAGGTGAGACCTTTAGAAAACTCCTACGATGTGCTTTATCATAGCCTGGTCGGTATGCTTCTGAGGGAGAGAGAGCTGAGCATCAAAGAGGTGCTGGAAGTAGCCAGAAGGAGCTACCCCTACAGGAACCTAGGGGAGGAAGAGCTCAGGAAATTGCTCTCATTTATGTCAAAAACATTTCCTAAAATCGTATGGTATGATGAAGAGCATGGGTATATTAGGAGAGTAAGTGAATATGCCTTCGAGTACTTCTTCGAGAACGTCTCAACAATACCGGAGATCACCAGCTACTCGGTCGTCGATGAGACGACCGGGTTCTACATAGGGAAGCTGGATGAGATATTCGTCTTAGAGTACCTATTTCCAGGGGCTAAGTTCGTCTTCAGAGGGTCCATCTGGAGGATGAAGAGGATCGAAGGAAGCACGATATATGTTGAGCAGGTATTCGATCCGATGGGTGCTATCCCGAGCTGGATAGGGGAGCAGCTGCCTGTCTCAAGGGAAGTGGCCAGAGAAGTGGGTAGGCTCAGGGGAAGGGTTGAGAGGGCTCGAGTTGAGGGTAAGATCGATTCACTGATTCGGGATATCGCTCATGAGTACTGTTTCTCCAGCGAGGAGGATATTAGGTATGCTATTTTACTAATAGTGGAACATTTAGAGAAAGGTTATCAGATAGCAACAGATAAAAGGATGGTGATTGAGAGCATTAGGGGGGGAGCGGTCGTCCACTCGACGCAGGGCAGCTTGGTCAACAGGACACTCGGTAGGGCCATTGCGCATGCCATCGCGAGGCACTTCAGGCTCATGGTCAGGGTCTCCGAGGATCCTTACAGGATAATAGTATTCGGGGTCACTGCGGAGCCCGTTCTGAGGGCCTTGATGAAGCTCACCGAGGAGGGAAAGGATTTCCTGCTGGAGGCCATTGAGAACAGCTCCTTCTTCAGGATCAGGCTTATGCACACGGCCAAGAGGATGGGACTGATAAGAGACTACTCCGCCTCTAGGACGATAAGCCTGAGCAAGCTCGCGAAAGCATATGAGGGAACGCCTGTCTATGAGGAGGCCATGAGGGAGACTACAACAAAGGATTTTGACCTGGATGGGACTCTAGAAGTCCTGAAAATGATTAGATCAGGGGATATCGAGGTCATATTGAGTGAGAAGGAGGGGCCGAGTCCTTTAACGCTCCTAGGACTCGACAGATCCGGCCTACCACTTGAGGTCATTCCTCCGGATGAGCTCTCCAGAAGACTTATCGAGAACTTCAAGAATAGGATACTATCTCAGCAGATGACTCTGGTCTGCTCGGATTGCTGGAGCTGGGCCTTGGATACCGATGTGAGCACGTTGACTGAGGTGGGAGCCCCGGCATGCGGTAACTGCGGGAGCAAGAGGATAGCTGCCCTGACGGGGCACTGGGTGGCTGAAGCTAAGAGGTACGTTGAGGAATCTAGGAAGAAGGGGAGACCATCCGTGGGGAACTGGGAGCTTGCAAATAGATGCTATGAGCTTGGCTCACTGACTGAGAGGTATGGGTTATCTGCGCTAGTGGCTATGGCTGCTAGGGCTGTTGATCCTCTAGATTTGGAGAGACTTCTGAGTGATCAGAGCGAGATCAATGAGATTTTCTTCGAAAAGCTGGCCAAGATCGAGACGGAAGCCGTCAAGAGGAGGATCATGGGAAAGAGGAGGAAGAGGTCTCAGTGA
- a CDS encoding thermosome subunit: MVEAGERAAIPVLILKEGTSRTRGREALRLNIAVAKAIADTIRTSLSPKGMQKMLVDPFGDVIITHDGATIMKEIEVEHPTAKMMVDLAKSQEQEAGDGTTTVVLLAGELLSKAEDLLDLGIHPTVVISGYRKATEKAMEYLDKIAIRVDWKDKELLKKIAKIAMSSKSVRVAQDYLAELVVDAALQVVEERDGKRIVDLENIKLEKKEGGSLFDTKLIRGIVVDKEVVHPRMPRRVENARIALIESALEIKKPEISSKIRVTSPTQVKEFLDQEKQMLAELVEKIAAAGANVVFCQKGIDDVAQHFLAKHGILAVRRVRKSDMEKLAKATGAKIVVNVKEISEKDLGFAELVEERRVGEDKMVFVEGCKDPRAVSILIRGGEKQVIDEAERNLHDALSVVRNVIEDEKIVVGAGAAWTDLVLMLKNYAVQLSGKEQNVVEKFAEALESIPKTLIENAGHDPIVKLAELRKAHSEGKREYGFNIYTGEVEDMYKKDIIEPERVLRRAIESAAEFATTILKIDDIIAAAGKKFEPGKGKEKEKEKSESD, translated from the coding sequence ATGGTTGAGGCTGGTGAGAGAGCAGCCATTCCCGTGCTGATACTGAAGGAGGGAACCTCGAGGACCAGGGGAAGGGAGGCCTTGAGGCTCAACATAGCGGTGGCTAAGGCCATAGCTGATACCATAAGGACATCGCTGAGTCCCAAAGGTATGCAGAAGATGCTGGTGGATCCCTTCGGGGATGTGATAATAACCCATGATGGAGCGACCATAATGAAGGAGATAGAGGTCGAGCATCCCACGGCCAAGATGATGGTTGACCTAGCCAAATCTCAGGAGCAGGAGGCAGGTGATGGGACAACCACAGTCGTTCTGTTAGCCGGTGAGCTGCTTTCAAAAGCGGAGGATCTACTTGACTTGGGGATCCACCCAACCGTCGTAATATCGGGATACAGGAAGGCGACCGAGAAGGCCATGGAGTACCTAGATAAGATAGCGATCAGGGTGGATTGGAAGGATAAGGAACTCCTGAAGAAGATAGCCAAGATAGCGATGAGTAGCAAGTCCGTCAGGGTCGCCCAAGACTACCTAGCTGAGCTAGTGGTTGATGCGGCGCTTCAGGTAGTTGAGGAGAGGGATGGGAAGAGGATCGTCGACCTAGAGAACATAAAGCTGGAGAAGAAGGAGGGTGGTTCACTATTTGACACCAAGCTCATAAGGGGTATAGTCGTGGACAAGGAGGTTGTGCATCCGAGGATGCCGAGGAGAGTGGAGAATGCGAGGATAGCACTGATAGAGAGCGCCTTGGAGATAAAGAAGCCGGAGATCTCCTCAAAGATAAGGGTCACATCGCCCACACAGGTCAAGGAGTTCCTGGATCAGGAGAAGCAGATGCTTGCTGAGCTCGTCGAGAAGATAGCTGCCGCCGGAGCCAACGTTGTGTTCTGCCAGAAGGGCATAGATGATGTCGCCCAGCACTTCCTAGCCAAGCATGGTATACTAGCTGTCAGGAGGGTCAGGAAGTCCGATATGGAGAAGTTGGCCAAGGCGACTGGAGCCAAGATAGTTGTGAACGTTAAGGAGATATCTGAGAAGGACCTCGGATTCGCTGAACTAGTCGAGGAGAGGAGGGTGGGAGAGGACAAGATGGTTTTCGTGGAAGGGTGCAAGGATCCCAGGGCCGTCAGCATACTGATAAGGGGAGGAGAGAAGCAGGTCATAGATGAAGCTGAGAGGAACCTCCACGATGCTCTGAGTGTCGTTAGGAACGTGATAGAGGATGAAAAGATAGTAGTGGGTGCCGGAGCGGCTTGGACCGACTTGGTGCTGATGCTGAAGAATTACGCCGTCCAGTTAAGTGGAAAGGAGCAGAACGTCGTTGAGAAATTCGCAGAAGCACTGGAGTCGATCCCGAAGACCTTAATAGAAAACGCGGGTCATGATCCCATAGTGAAGCTCGCTGAACTCAGGAAAGCGCACAGCGAGGGTAAGAGGGAGTACGGATTCAACATATACACGGGAGAGGTGGAGGACATGTACAAGAAGGACATAATAGAACCGGAAAGGGTCCTGAGGAGGGCCATAGAGTCTGCTGCAGAGTTCGCGACGACGATACTGAAGATAGATGACATAATCGCGGCGGCTGGCAAGAAGTTCGAGCCAGGGAAGGGGAAGGAGAAGGAAAAGGAGAAGAGCGAGAGTGATTGA
- a CDS encoding DNA-directed RNA polymerase subunit K: MSLSSDLLGPKRLTKFERIRIISIRAHQIATGSPLFLEENEIPEGLSDPIELAKLELEKGRLPLLIRRSEGERVSLIRLRDLLGRE, translated from the coding sequence TTGAGCTTGAGCAGCGATCTGCTGGGACCAAAAAGACTGACCAAATTTGAGAGGATCAGGATAATATCGATCAGGGCCCATCAGATCGCCACAGGATCTCCTCTTTTTTTAGAAGAGAACGAAATACCTGAGGGTTTATCCGATCCCATCGAATTGGCTAAGCTTGAGCTTGAGAAGGGGAGGCTCCCCCTCCTGATAAGGAGGAGTGAAGGGGAGAGGGTATCCCTGATACGTCTGAGGGATCTACTGGGGAGAGAGTAA
- the albA gene encoding DNA-binding protein Alba, which yields MAEEGVVFVGKKPAINYVMATTLQINRGVKKIVLKARGRSISRAVDVAEITRLKYFPGKLKITDLRTGTEEIIDENGSRRDISVIEIEMTQV from the coding sequence GTGGCAGAGGAGGGCGTGGTGTTCGTCGGTAAGAAGCCCGCTATCAACTATGTGATGGCCACAACGCTCCAGATAAACAGAGGAGTCAAGAAGATCGTCCTCAAGGCCAGAGGAAGATCCATCTCTAGGGCCGTGGACGTGGCCGAGATAACGAGACTCAAGTACTTCCCGGGCAAGCTGAAGATCACCGATCTCAGGACCGGGACAGAGGAGATAATAGATGAGAACGGAAGCAGAAGGGACATAAGTGTCATAGAGATAGAGATGACCCAGGTCTAA